In Campylobacter mucosalis, a single window of DNA contains:
- a CDS encoding SDR family NAD(P)-dependent oxidoreductase: MKQTAFITGATSGFGEAIAKKLSLEGYKIIALGRRKDRLENLANELGNTHIIACDIRDKEAVFDAIKNLPENFRDIEILVNNAGLALGADGFNDMSIDDCEIMIDTNIKGLLYSTKAVLPIMKERKSGYIFNLGSVAGAWPYAGGNVYGGTKAFVKQFSYNLRNDLRGLNIRVTDIAPGICKTEFSEVRFRGDKTKADAVYEGTQFITADDIAMIVLNCINLPKSVNVNRLEVMATTQSWAGFYFERD; this comes from the coding sequence ATGAAGCAGACGGCTTTTATCACTGGTGCGACATCTGGTTTTGGCGAGGCGATAGCAAAGAAACTTTCGCTTGAGGGTTATAAAATCATCGCACTTGGACGCAGAAAAGATAGGCTTGAAAACCTTGCAAATGAGCTTGGTAATACGCATATAATTGCTTGTGATATTAGGGATAAAGAGGCTGTTTTTGACGCTATTAAAAACTTGCCTGAAAATTTTAGAGATATTGAAATTTTAGTAAATAACGCAGGTCTTGCTCTTGGTGCTGATGGGTTTAATGATATGAGTATTGATGATTGCGAGATTATGATAGATACGAATATTAAGGGACTTTTATACTCTACAAAGGCGGTTTTGCCGATTATGAAAGAGCGAAAGTCAGGCTATATTTTTAACCTTGGCTCGGTCGCTGGGGCTTGGCCTTATGCTGGTGGCAATGTTTATGGTGGCACAAAGGCGTTTGTGAAGCAGTTTAGCTACAACCTTAGAAATGATTTGCGTGGATTAAATATTCGTGTGACAGATATTGCTCCAGGGATTTGTAAGACCGAGTTTAGCGAGGTTAGATTTAGGGGTGATAAGACAAAAGCGGACGCTGTTTATGAGGGAACTCAGTTTATTACCGCTGATGATATAGCGATGATAGTTTTAAATTGTATAAATTTGCCAAAGAGCGTAAATGTAAATCGTCTTGAAGTTATGGCGACTACGCAGAGTTGGGCTGGATTTTATTTTGAGAGAGATTAA
- a CDS encoding ankyrin repeat domain-containing protein, whose amino-acid sequence MKFLSIFLICFSLYANANLDCEQLENSPGCDGSILAIPQIKDLLNIAVVVRADNANCIGATAVASNINALKTTLIQASFSPREYAKTLLKPEETERLKDIWSGYFRYWGYQSFYNYSKFSEFWDAYNHAQTPLVKFYEQKGFKTLEAAYFATSVLNEILKYSVASYPDMNNLPDITQEQKALSDKNISYDGILAILYSKNFTLKQIDEILKTALVLNKSVDIISQILKLGAQINVGDESALFFALGSYENMKFLIQNGADVNYKNAFGKSILFYAVELNNIDMIRLLIQNGANVNEKIIDENTKSAILNVGESLPFYINLCALEHTNKSVLMDAAAYSTPEILDILIQNGANLNDIDDIGFSVLDYAKKYKNDENVKFLQNLGVKSNIYE is encoded by the coding sequence ATGAAATTTTTATCTATTTTTTTGATATGTTTTTCATTATATGCAAATGCAAATTTAGATTGTGAGCAGCTTGAAAATTCGCCTGGTTGCGACGGCTCAATTTTGGCAATACCTCAGATAAAAGATCTTTTAAACATAGCTGTAGTCGTCAGAGCTGATAATGCAAACTGCATAGGGGCAACAGCAGTAGCTAGTAACATAAACGCACTAAAAACCACACTTATTCAGGCATCTTTTTCGCCAAGAGAGTATGCTAAGACGCTATTAAAACCAGAAGAAACTGAGAGGTTAAAAGATATTTGGAGCGGATATTTTAGGTATTGGGGTTATCAAAGTTTTTATAATTACTCAAAATTTAGCGAGTTTTGGGACGCTTATAATCACGCTCAAACTCCACTTGTAAAATTTTATGAGCAAAAAGGGTTTAAGACTTTAGAAGCTGCGTATTTTGCTACCTCTGTTTTAAATGAAATTTTAAAATACTCGGTGGCAAGTTATCCTGATATGAATAATTTGCCAGATATCACTCAAGAGCAAAAGGCTTTAAGCGATAAAAATATAAGCTATGACGGCATTCTTGCCATTTTATACTCTAAAAATTTTACGCTAAAGCAGATAGATGAAATTTTAAAAACCGCACTTGTTTTAAATAAGTCAGTTGACATCATCTCTCAAATTTTAAAGCTAGGTGCTCAGATAAATGTTGGCGATGAGAGTGCATTGTTTTTTGCGCTTGGCTCTTATGAAAATATGAAATTTCTCATACAAAATGGTGCCGATGTAAATTATAAAAATGCGTTTGGCAAGAGTATTTTATTTTACGCTGTTGAGTTAAACAATATAGATATGATAAGGCTTCTTATCCAAAATGGTGCTAATGTAAATGAGAAAATCATTGATGAAAATACAAAAAGTGCTATTTTAAATGTCGGAGAGAGTTTGCCGTTTTATATAAATTTGTGTGCTTTAGAGCATACGAACAAGAGTGTTTTAATGGATGCTGCCGCATACTCAACGCCTGAAATTTTAGATATTCTCATCCAAAATGGTGCAAATTTAAATGACATTGATGATATAGGATTTAGTGTCCTTGACTATGCCAAAAAATATAAAAACGATGAAAACGTGAAATTTTTACAAAATTTAGGCGTAAAATCAAATATTTATGAGTAG
- a CDS encoding bifunctional aconitate hydratase 2/2-methylisocitrate dehydratase encodes MEFLNQYNDHIKERAKQGLPPLALNETQTKELVNLLKQNDKNQDELIKILATRINPGVDESAKIKAEFLNEIINHELKISGIDKITAIKMLSTMLGGYNVIVLISALQNADKNVAKQACEALKNTIFVHSYFDEILELSNHNEFALEILKSWANADWFKVKKPLDECIKAVVFKVSGETNTDDLSPAGDAFTRSDIPLHANAMLKNRLTNALDKIKELKERGLAVVYVGDVVGTGSSRKSGINSIQWHFGDEINGVPNKKTGGIVIGTTIAPIFFNTAQDSGALPIVADVSLLDMGDEIEILPFRGEILKDGKVVSTFKLTPNTITDELRAGGRTTLMIGKMLTQKAREALNLEPVSDIFIKNADVLADDESGFTLAQKMVGKACGVSGVRAGQYCEPLTLTVGSQDTTGPMTRDEIKELASLGFGADFVLQSFCHTAAYPKPSDAILHKTLPKFINSRGGVSLKPGDGVIHSWLNRMVLPDSVGTGGDSHTRFPIGISFPAGSGLVAFAAVLGSMPLNMPESVLVRFSGSLREGITLRDLVNAIPYYAIKQGLLSVDKKGKKNVFAGRILEIEGLSDLKVEQAFELSDASAERSAAACAIALNTEPVVEYIKSNIALIDEMIKAGYNDANTLKRRREKMSEWLKNPTLLKADKNAKYAYTIDINLDDITEPILACPNDPDDVATLSEILSDERRPKNIDEIFVGSCMTNIGHYRALGEVLRGKGQLKTRLWVVPPTKMDKDKLTSEGYYSVFGAAGARIEVPGCSLCMGNQARVADNAVVFSTSTRNFDNRMGMGAKVYLGSAELAAVCAILGRIPSASEYFEIIKNSLNDKADKIYQYLNFNELSEFSL; translated from the coding sequence ATGGAATTTTTAAATCAGTATAACGATCACATAAAAGAGAGAGCAAAGCAGGGTTTGCCGCCACTTGCATTAAACGAAACACAGACAAAAGAGCTAGTAAATCTGCTAAAACAAAACGATAAAAACCAAGATGAGCTTATTAAAATTCTAGCCACTCGCATAAATCCGGGCGTTGATGAGAGCGCTAAGATTAAGGCTGAATTTTTAAATGAGATTATAAATCACGAGCTAAAAATTTCTGGTATTGATAAAATCACAGCCATTAAAATGCTATCAACTATGCTTGGTGGATATAATGTCATAGTGCTAATCTCAGCCCTACAAAATGCCGATAAAAACGTAGCTAAGCAGGCTTGCGAGGCACTTAAAAATACCATTTTTGTCCATAGTTATTTTGATGAAATTTTAGAACTTTCAAATCACAATGAATTTGCACTTGAAATTTTAAAATCGTGGGCAAATGCCGATTGGTTTAAGGTTAAAAAACCGCTAGATGAGTGTATAAAAGCCGTTGTTTTTAAAGTTAGTGGCGAGACAAATACTGATGATTTAAGTCCAGCAGGTGACGCCTTTACTCGCTCAGACATACCACTTCACGCAAATGCAATGCTTAAAAATCGCCTTACAAATGCCCTTGATAAGATAAAAGAGCTTAAAGAGCGTGGTTTGGCGGTTGTTTATGTGGGCGATGTTGTTGGCACTGGTTCAAGTAGAAAAAGTGGCATAAACTCAATCCAATGGCACTTTGGCGATGAGATAAATGGTGTGCCAAATAAAAAAACAGGTGGCATAGTAATTGGCACGACTATCGCTCCGATATTTTTTAACACGGCACAAGATAGCGGTGCTTTGCCAATTGTCGCTGACGTTAGTTTGCTTGATATGGGTGATGAGATTGAAATTTTGCCTTTTAGGGGTGAAATTTTAAAGGACGGCAAGGTTGTTAGCACATTTAAACTCACGCCAAATACAATAACTGATGAGCTAAGGGCTGGTGGCAGAACGACTTTAATGATAGGCAAAATGCTTACACAAAAGGCAAGAGAGGCGTTAAATTTAGAGCCCGTAAGTGATATTTTTATCAAAAATGCTGACGTTTTGGCTGATGATGAGAGCGGATTTACTCTGGCTCAAAAGATGGTCGGCAAGGCGTGTGGCGTAAGTGGCGTTAGGGCTGGGCAGTATTGTGAGCCACTAACTCTAACCGTTGGCAGTCAAGATACAACAGGGCCGATGACAAGAGATGAGATAAAAGAGCTTGCTAGTCTTGGATTTGGTGCTGATTTTGTGCTTCAAAGCTTTTGTCATACCGCTGCTTATCCAAAGCCAAGCGATGCGATCTTGCATAAAACTCTGCCAAAATTTATAAACTCACGTGGTGGTGTTAGTTTAAAACCGGGTGATGGCGTCATACACTCGTGGCTAAATCGTATGGTTTTGCCTGATTCTGTCGGCACTGGTGGCGATTCTCACACGAGATTTCCTATCGGTATTAGCTTTCCTGCTGGTAGCGGTCTTGTAGCATTTGCAGCGGTGCTTGGGTCTATGCCACTAAATATGCCTGAGTCTGTGCTGGTGCGTTTTAGTGGGAGTTTAAGAGAGGGCATAACGCTTAGAGATTTGGTAAATGCCATACCTTACTACGCCATAAAACAGGGACTTTTATCGGTTGATAAAAAGGGTAAAAAGAATGTCTTTGCAGGGCGAATTTTAGAGATTGAAGGGCTTAGTGATTTAAAAGTAGAACAAGCCTTTGAGCTTAGTGACGCAAGTGCCGAACGCTCAGCTGCTGCTTGTGCTATCGCCTTAAACACCGAGCCGGTTGTTGAGTATATAAAGTCAAATATCGCTTTGATTGATGAGATGATAAAGGCTGGTTATAATGACGCAAACACACTAAAAAGACGCCGTGAAAAGATGAGTGAGTGGCTTAAAAATCCAACCCTTTTAAAGGCAGATAAAAACGCAAAATACGCTTACACAATTGATATAAACTTAGATGATATAACCGAGCCAATTCTAGCCTGTCCAAACGACCCTGATGATGTAGCTACACTATCTGAAATTTTAAGTGATGAAAGGCGTCCAAAAAACATTGATGAGATCTTTGTAGGTAGCTGTATGACAAATATCGGGCATTATAGGGCATTAGGCGAAGTCTTACGTGGCAAAGGACAATTAAAAACTCGCCTTTGGGTTGTGCCTCCAACAAAAATGGATAAAGATAAGCTAACTAGCGAGGGTTATTACTCTGTTTTTGGGGCAGCTGGAGCTAGGATTGAGGTGCCTGGCTGTTCGCTTTGTATGGGTAATCAAGCAAGAGTTGCCGATAACGCCGTCGTCTTTTCAACATCAACAAGAAATTTTGACAACCGAATGGGTATGGGGGCAAAGGTCTATCTAGGCAGTGCAGAACTTGCTGCTGTTTGTGCGATTTTGGGGCGAATCCCAAGTGCGAGTGAGTATTTTGAGATTATTAAAAATTCTCTAAATGATAAAGCGGATAAAATTTATCAATACTTAAATTTTAACGAGCTAAGCGAGTTTTCGTTATAA
- a CDS encoding thiamine-phosphate kinase, with product MDKEQLIINHFNNKFLGDDAAVLGKMVYAKDLFFEDVHFKREWLSLEQIGYKAMIVNFSDIIVMNATPKYALLGLALPKSITNEQITGLYGGIKKACDKYGVSIIGGDTICSDKICISVSVFGVLNAKAVFRKGLKNGDFIAYTGKLGSSLKSLKSLINIGKTSPKSRFFDPILRDGFFYKSAKFINSAMDISDGLTQDLAKLCASAKKGFKFIKKPIKYELESGEEYEILFSFSPKNRAKIEQIAKKTRTKITIFAKATKGRYKTNARSHHF from the coding sequence ATGGATAAAGAACAGCTAATAATAAATCATTTTAATAATAAATTTTTAGGCGATGACGCAGCAGTGCTTGGCAAAATGGTCTATGCTAAAGATCTCTTTTTTGAAGATGTGCATTTTAAAAGGGAGTGGCTTAGTTTAGAGCAGATAGGCTATAAGGCGATGATTGTAAATTTTTCAGACATCATCGTGATGAATGCCACTCCAAAATATGCTCTTTTGGGACTTGCCCTGCCAAAAAGTATTACAAATGAGCAGATAACTGGACTTTATGGCGGTATTAAAAAGGCTTGTGATAAATACGGCGTAAGCATCATTGGCGGAGATACGATTTGCAGTGATAAAATTTGTATCAGTGTTAGTGTGTTTGGGGTTTTAAATGCCAAGGCTGTTTTTAGAAAAGGGCTTAAAAATGGCGATTTTATCGCTTATACTGGTAAACTTGGCTCTAGCTTAAAATCGCTTAAAAGTCTTATAAATATTGGTAAAACAAGCCCTAAATCTAGATTTTTTGACCCTATTTTAAGGGATGGATTTTTTTACAAGTCGGCTAAATTTATAAACTCAGCTATGGATATTAGCGACGGGCTTACGCAAGATTTAGCAAAGTTATGTGCTAGTGCCAAAAAGGGCTTTAAATTTATAAAAAAACCGATAAAATACGAGCTAGAAAGTGGCGAAGAGTATGAAATTTTATTTAGTTTTTCGCCCAAAAATCGTGCAAAAATAGAGCAAATTGCAAAAAAAACACGCACAAAAATCACAATTTTTGCCAAAGCAACGAAAGGAAGATATAAAACAAATGCAAGATCACACCACTTTTAA
- the truD gene encoding tRNA pseudouridine(13) synthase TruD yields MQDHTTFKPLYSLTHAPINAHFSKNSDDFVVREVPLYESSGDGEHLMLHIQKKDLTTQEALAILSEFSGVKMRDFGYAGLKDKQGMTTQFLTMPRKFETNLSNFSHEKLKILDTSYHNNKLRIGHLKGNRFFIRLKKVMSSEAKKLEQALLNIDKQGYPNYFGYQRFGKYGDNATSGLEILKHGTLNGKRLKNPKLSDFLISAYQSELFNQYVSKRVEISRFSDDFSQKELCEIYKFDTQTAKNLKSQKQFFKLIQGEVLGHYPFGKCFLCENLDVELERFLRRDITSYGLIVGDRAYTSSGVAYELEREIYAQAFEFSKKMVGSRRFAWSYLAELDFKYNEENAHFTMSFMLQKGSYATVVLEEILHRDIFDS; encoded by the coding sequence ATGCAAGATCACACCACTTTTAAGCCACTATATTCGCTAACTCACGCTCCTATAAACGCACATTTTTCTAAAAATTCAGATGATTTTGTCGTGCGTGAAGTGCCACTTTATGAGTCTAGTGGGGATGGTGAACATCTAATGCTTCACATCCAAAAAAAAGATCTTACAACACAAGAAGCACTTGCGATTTTAAGCGAATTTAGCGGTGTAAAAATGCGTGATTTTGGCTACGCTGGACTAAAAGACAAACAGGGTATGACAACTCAGTTTCTAACAATGCCAAGAAAATTTGAGACAAATTTGTCAAATTTTAGCCACGAAAAGCTCAAAATTTTAGACACAAGCTATCATAATAACAAGCTAAGAATAGGGCATTTAAAAGGCAATAGATTTTTTATACGTCTAAAAAAGGTTATGTCAAGTGAGGCTAAAAAGCTAGAACAAGCACTTTTAAATATCGACAAACAGGGCTACCCAAACTACTTTGGCTATCAGCGTTTTGGTAAATATGGCGATAACGCCACAAGCGGACTTGAAATTTTAAAACACGGTACATTAAACGGCAAGAGACTTAAAAATCCAAAACTTAGCGATTTTTTAATCTCAGCTTATCAAAGCGAACTCTTTAATCAATATGTAAGTAAAAGAGTTGAAATTTCACGCTTTAGCGATGACTTTAGCCAAAAAGAGCTTTGTGAAATTTATAAATTTGATACGCAAACAGCTAAAAATTTAAAATCCCAAAAGCAGTTTTTTAAGCTAATACAGGGCGAAGTTTTGGGGCATTATCCATTTGGTAAATGCTTTTTGTGCGAGAATTTAGACGTTGAACTAGAGCGATTTTTAAGGCGAGATATTACAAGTTATGGTTTGATTGTGGGAGATAGGGCTTATACTTCAAGTGGCGTTGCTTACGAGCTAGAGCGTGAAATTTACGCACAGGCATTTGAGTTTAGTAAAAAAATGGTTGGTTCACGGCGTTTTGCGTGGAGTTATTTGGCTGAACTTGATTTTAAATACAATGAAGAAAATGCCCATTTTACGATGAGTTTTATGTTGCAAAAAGGCTCTTATGCTACGGTTGTTTTAGAAGAAATTCTACACAGGGATATTTTTGATAGTTAA